One Stenotrophomonas maltophilia DNA window includes the following coding sequences:
- a CDS encoding serine hydrolase domain-containing protein encodes MYRTIAAALLCALAIALPASARDVPTGISSRLDAQLQANRERYGIAGQAVLVAHNGQVLYQGASGERDPATHAPATVDTIFAAQSMAKLLTSTLVMQLVDQGKVDLDAPASRYVPDLPTAWQAIHVRDFINHSSGIGEYYDRVDNRWVSKGYTGVAPDLAAALKVAAAAPMQFATGSRVQYTQANYLVLTALLEAHYRKPYPAIARERILQPLKMTRTSWGAASVPVQRAAVPYIGKDGQLQPANEDPWPDYGWGHADLQTTVGDMNRFLQALATGKLLRTSTLETLWQPQKLSGGGSNFFSTGWDTTRSDGYTQVGHDGGTRVRARLAYKGTLASGYWVFVYLTNGSARNVWSSTLVESTMAVAAPEEFPHTVLSERLIAYALDDSAGAAEAVHRWLRDSNKVPASDLERAINADGYAIRESLGARKAVKVFALNTELYPDSANAWDSLAECHAALGEKETADRLYAKAKALAKPAL; translated from the coding sequence ATGTACCGCACCATTGCTGCTGCATTGCTCTGTGCCCTGGCCATCGCCCTGCCCGCCTCGGCACGTGACGTCCCTACCGGCATCTCTTCCCGGCTCGACGCCCAACTGCAGGCCAACCGAGAACGCTACGGCATCGCCGGCCAGGCAGTACTGGTCGCACACAACGGCCAAGTGCTTTATCAGGGCGCCAGCGGCGAGCGCGACCCGGCCACGCATGCACCGGCCACCGTCGATACCATCTTCGCCGCGCAGTCGATGGCCAAGCTGCTGACCAGCACGCTGGTGATGCAACTGGTGGATCAGGGCAAGGTGGATCTGGACGCGCCGGCCAGCCGTTATGTTCCGGACCTACCGACGGCTTGGCAGGCGATCCACGTACGCGATTTCATCAACCACAGCTCGGGTATCGGCGAGTACTACGACCGGGTGGACAACCGCTGGGTGAGCAAGGGCTACACCGGTGTGGCGCCCGACCTTGCCGCTGCGCTGAAGGTGGCTGCGGCGGCGCCGATGCAGTTCGCCACCGGCAGCCGCGTGCAGTACACGCAGGCCAACTACCTGGTGCTGACGGCTCTGCTGGAAGCGCACTACCGCAAGCCCTACCCGGCCATCGCACGCGAACGCATCCTGCAGCCGCTGAAGATGACCCGCACGTCATGGGGAGCAGCCAGTGTGCCGGTGCAGCGCGCAGCGGTGCCGTACATCGGCAAGGACGGCCAGCTGCAGCCAGCGAACGAAGACCCCTGGCCGGACTACGGTTGGGGCCACGCCGACCTGCAGACCACCGTGGGCGACATGAACCGGTTCCTGCAGGCGCTGGCGACCGGCAAGCTGCTGCGCACGTCCACGCTGGAAACGCTCTGGCAGCCGCAGAAGCTGAGCGGCGGCGGCAGCAACTTCTTCTCCACGGGCTGGGACACCACCCGCAGCGACGGCTACACCCAGGTTGGTCACGATGGCGGTACCCGCGTGCGTGCGCGACTGGCCTACAAGGGCACGCTGGCCAGCGGCTACTGGGTGTTCGTGTACCTGACCAACGGCAGCGCCCGCAATGTCTGGTCGAGCACGCTGGTGGAGAGCACGATGGCGGTTGCCGCGCCGGAGGAGTTCCCACACACGGTGTTGTCCGAGCGACTGATCGCGTATGCGCTGGATGACAGCGCTGGCGCGGCCGAAGCTGTGCATCGCTGGCTGCGCGACAGCAACAAGGTTCCTGCCAGTGACCTGGAACGCGCGATCAATGCCGATGGTTACGCGATCCGCGAAAGCCTCGGTGCACGCAAGGCAGTAAAGGTATTTGCTCTCAACACCGAGCTGTATCCGGATTCGGCAAATGCGTGGGACAGCCTGGCGGAATGCCATGCGGCGCTGGGTGAGAAGGAAACGGCCGATCGGCTGTACGCAAAGGCCAAGGCGCTGGC